One Phocaeicola dorei genomic region harbors:
- a CDS encoding RagB/SusD family nutrient uptake outer membrane protein, with protein MKKYIYTAVILVGFVLTTSCEDFLTTDNKSNVTDKEYFSTKTGFESLVSNAYSTLRDVYAVSSYTTYFNAGTDMYADGRNYINDELHEYETLNPENSVMKELYTACYKGIRAAYAIKHYAADAVIDENLRSRRVDEARVLAANYYYILVNTFGGVPLMKDYVADVQTGYPKSSVVDVYTYIIEELENVIAAGAMEKSTALDGGGRISIESARALLAKTYLAAAWDLDKKDYFAKAAQVADDVIANRALVTPFEDLWRADCSGDDNEEFIWDVEYDYATAANTVSGGHPWSSFYCNHMGGQEDHGKGSTSAFIATLHALQCFEKGDIRYGVTFMKELPDIVTASAYWYWDWYKNGGTFIGIPLKRYYPAWYETEEDIDAWKALDPENRKNTWILPMSDHTRDPQEYMPGEIDYEEFVTYSYGGAPCRKFDDSNTASYSNKTDYRDVHIITLPEIYLVAAEAYLKAGDKGNALLRLNEVRRRARLDAVTEINVDVILKERACELFGQGSRWIDLRRTQKLVEYNDLYNPQIKGRAAQMIGKKLLRPIPQAAIDANELMSAEDQNPGY; from the coding sequence ATGAAAAAATATATATATACGGCAGTCATATTGGTTGGCTTTGTTTTGACTACAAGTTGTGAAGATTTTCTGACTACAGATAATAAGTCAAATGTAACGGACAAAGAATATTTCTCGACTAAGACAGGTTTTGAATCTTTGGTATCAAATGCTTATAGTACTTTACGAGATGTTTATGCAGTATCCAGTTATACTACTTATTTTAATGCAGGTACGGATATGTATGCTGATGGGCGTAATTATATCAATGATGAGTTGCATGAATATGAAACTTTAAATCCTGAAAACAGTGTGATGAAAGAGCTTTATACGGCATGTTATAAAGGTATCCGTGCGGCTTATGCTATAAAACATTATGCGGCGGATGCAGTTATTGATGAGAATTTGCGTAGCAGGCGTGTGGATGAGGCACGAGTATTGGCGGCGAATTATTACTATATATTGGTAAATACTTTCGGGGGGGTACCTTTGATGAAAGATTATGTGGCTGATGTTCAAACCGGATATCCTAAATCTTCGGTGGTTGATGTTTACACTTATATTATTGAGGAATTGGAGAATGTAATAGCTGCCGGAGCTATGGAAAAGTCTACCGCTTTGGATGGTGGTGGTCGTATAAGTATTGAATCGGCTCGTGCGTTATTAGCTAAAACTTATTTAGCAGCAGCTTGGGATTTAGATAAAAAAGATTACTTTGCCAAAGCAGCCCAAGTAGCAGATGACGTGATAGCTAATCGTGCTTTGGTTACTCCTTTCGAGGATCTTTGGAGAGCGGATTGTAGTGGAGATGATAACGAAGAATTTATTTGGGATGTGGAATATGACTATGCTACGGCTGCTAATACAGTCAGTGGTGGGCATCCGTGGAGTTCCTTTTATTGTAATCATATGGGGGGGCAAGAAGATCATGGAAAGGGGAGTACTTCTGCTTTTATTGCGACTTTACATGCTTTGCAGTGTTTTGAAAAAGGCGATATACGCTATGGGGTAACGTTTATGAAGGAGTTACCTGATATTGTTACTGCATCCGCTTATTGGTATTGGGATTGGTATAAGAATGGTGGAACTTTTATAGGAATTCCTTTGAAACGTTACTATCCGGCATGGTATGAAACAGAAGAAGATATCGATGCATGGAAAGCTCTTGATCCTGAAAATCGTAAAAATACATGGATACTACCGATGTCTGATCATACACGGGATCCTCAAGAATATATGCCTGGAGAAATTGATTATGAGGAATTTGTAACCTATTCTTATGGGGGCGCTCCTTGTCGTAAATTTGATGATTCTAATACTGCTAGTTATTCTAATAAAACAGATTATCGTGATGTACATATTATTACGCTTCCTGAGATTTATTTGGTAGCAGCAGAGGCTTATTTAAAAGCTGGTGATAAGGGAAATGCTTTGCTTCGTTTGAATGAAGTGCGCCGACGTGCACGGCTTGATGCGGTAACTGAAATAAATGTGGATGTTATTTTAAAAGAACGTGCTTGTGAGTTATTTGGACAGGGATCTCGATGGATTGATTTAAGACGTACACAGAAATTGGTGGAGTATAATGATTTATATAATCCTCAGATAAAAGGGCGGGCCGCACAAATGATTGGAAAGAAATTACTTCGTCCTATTCCTCAGGCGGCGATTGATGCGAATGAGTTGATGAGTGCTGAAGATCAGAATCCAGGGTATTAG
- a CDS encoding glycosyl hydrolase 115 family protein produces the protein MNVKLKRESRLLIMAITSVALFVHIVVICAASTREVVANKEFVWYNGKRPITYSLPGSVSPVVAVALDMFKGDMQQVTGVLPQKTLFGTAVINIIQLDKNKSILRDLRKDGIPVDSIVARKDAFFIKIRENQLLVVGSDGRGTAYGILELSRLAGVSPWVWWGDVTPMRKERLTLPADYSTFQSPSVEYRGIFLNDEDWSLQPWSWKNFEPSDIKGRIGARTYKEIFKLLMRLRANAIWPGMHGITTPFYFVPGAKEAADSCGILIGTSHCEPMMRNNVGEWKVNERGDYNYITNREGVQSYWIERLKEAGPYENFYTMGMRGIHDSGMEGVKTLQEKTDALQQVIDDQRKLLSKYVDKDVEKIPQAFVPYKEVLQIMENGLQLPEDITLIWCDDNYGYMTRLSDKEQQKRNGGAGVYYHLSYWGRPHDYMWLCTTQPGLIYSEMKQAYDCNARRLWVVNVHDLKPAAYDLELFLDMAWNINSVSPSTLVEHQKSWLCREFGKEAGEKLLPAMLEFYRLCGIRKPEFMGWNQVELDKKKYTKGWSPVKNTDFSLTEFGGELDRYLESYEAIKEILSEVEPMIPQERKDAFFAQIKYPVFGAAAMSTKMLEAQRARCISPGSCDTTLWTRESQLMAACAKSIKAYQEIRDLTDYYNNELADGKWKYSMCHNPRDLYVFYPPEVPIWLTDKEIEKYASFRRPKSLPLEEVAKDHCIVSNACDYTNASKGVVTIQSLGHSMNAVSVPKGKSITFEFDCLWDGEAILRTAVIPTQPNDKGDIRFSVSIDGEKPRICSIKEPFRSEGWKQNVLRGQAVRETGHQLTKGKHTLSITALDDHVLIDQWMIDFKPDRMFYVFPVQPTY, from the coding sequence ATGAATGTGAAATTAAAAAGGGAAAGTCGATTATTGATTATGGCTATAACCAGTGTAGCTTTGTTTGTGCATATTGTAGTGATTTGTGCAGCTAGTACAAGAGAGGTTGTTGCCAATAAAGAATTTGTTTGGTATAATGGTAAACGTCCTATTACTTATTCCTTGCCTGGATCTGTTTCTCCAGTAGTGGCGGTAGCACTGGATATGTTTAAGGGTGACATGCAACAGGTGACGGGGGTATTACCTCAAAAAACTCTTTTCGGAACGGCGGTTATTAATATTATTCAGTTGGATAAAAACAAGTCTATCCTAAGAGATCTCCGTAAAGACGGAATCCCGGTGGATAGTATTGTTGCCAGAAAAGACGCTTTTTTTATAAAGATAAGAGAAAATCAGTTGTTGGTTGTAGGAAGTGACGGTCGGGGAACTGCTTACGGCATACTTGAACTTTCCCGCTTGGCAGGAGTGTCTCCATGGGTATGGTGGGGAGATGTGACACCGATGAGAAAAGAGCGATTGACCCTTCCGGCTGATTATTCTACTTTTCAGAGTCCATCGGTAGAGTATCGTGGAATCTTTTTAAATGATGAAGACTGGAGCTTGCAGCCTTGGAGCTGGAAAAACTTTGAACCGTCTGATATAAAAGGACGTATTGGTGCACGTACTTATAAAGAAATCTTCAAATTGCTGATGCGCCTTCGTGCCAATGCTATTTGGCCGGGAATGCATGGAATTACGACTCCGTTCTACTTTGTGCCGGGAGCTAAAGAAGCAGCTGACAGTTGCGGCATTCTCATCGGTACTTCGCATTGCGAGCCAATGATGCGCAATAATGTAGGTGAATGGAAAGTCAATGAACGGGGTGACTATAATTACATAACAAACCGTGAAGGGGTACAATCCTATTGGATAGAACGGCTGAAAGAGGCTGGACCTTATGAAAATTTCTACACCATGGGTATGCGAGGTATTCACGACAGTGGAATGGAAGGGGTCAAGACCCTTCAGGAAAAGACCGATGCACTGCAACAGGTTATTGACGACCAGCGCAAGTTATTATCGAAGTATGTAGATAAAGATGTGGAGAAAATTCCCCAGGCTTTTGTCCCCTATAAAGAAGTGCTTCAAATAATGGAGAATGGCTTGCAACTGCCGGAAGACATCACTTTGATATGGTGTGATGACAACTATGGCTATATGACCCGTTTAAGTGACAAGGAACAGCAAAAGCGTAACGGAGGTGCCGGAGTGTATTATCATCTCAGTTATTGGGGGCGTCCGCATGACTATATGTGGTTATGCACTACCCAGCCGGGATTGATTTATAGTGAAATGAAACAGGCATACGATTGCAATGCCCGCCGTTTGTGGGTGGTTAATGTGCACGATTTGAAACCCGCGGCATACGATTTGGAACTCTTTCTGGATATGGCATGGAATATCAATTCCGTATCTCCATCTACTCTTGTGGAGCATCAGAAGAGCTGGCTTTGCCGCGAATTTGGCAAAGAAGCAGGAGAAAAATTATTGCCTGCCATGTTAGAGTTTTATCGCCTGTGCGGCATCCGTAAACCGGAATTTATGGGTTGGAACCAAGTGGAGCTGGACAAGAAAAAATATACTAAAGGCTGGTCTCCGGTTAAAAATACGGACTTTAGCTTAACCGAATTTGGCGGCGAACTGGATCGTTATCTGGAATCCTATGAAGCCATTAAAGAGATTTTATCGGAAGTGGAACCAATGATTCCTCAGGAACGCAAAGATGCTTTCTTTGCCCAAATTAAGTATCCTGTATTTGGCGCTGCTGCCATGAGCACAAAGATGCTGGAGGCACAAAGAGCACGTTGCATCTCTCCGGGAAGCTGCGACACGACTTTATGGACCCGCGAAAGTCAATTAATGGCTGCCTGTGCCAAAAGCATTAAAGCTTACCAGGAAATCCGCGATTTGACAGATTACTATAACAATGAACTGGCAGATGGCAAATGGAAATACTCCATGTGCCATAATCCGCGGGATTTATATGTGTTCTATCCGCCTGAAGTTCCCATATGGCTGACAGATAAGGAAATAGAGAAATATGCTTCTTTTAGAAGACCAAAATCGTTACCTTTGGAGGAAGTGGCTAAGGATCATTGTATTGTTTCTAATGCTTGCGATTATACAAACGCATCTAAAGGGGTCGTGACGATTCAATCATTGGGACATAGTATGAATGCTGTTTCCGTACCAAAGGGAAAGTCAATTACTTTTGAGTTTGATTGTTTATGGGATGGAGAGGCGATACTGCGCACTGCCGTAATCCCGACACAACCTAATGATAAAGGAGATATTCGTTTCAGTGTTAGTATAGATGGTGAAAAGCCTCGGATATGTTCTATTAAAGAGCCGTTTCGTTCGGAAGGATGGAAACAGAATGTACTCCGTGGACAGGCTGTTCGTGAAACTGGTCATCAATTGACGAAAGGAAAGCATACTTTATCCATCACTGCTTTGGATGATCATGTCCTGATAGATCAATGGATGATTGATTTCAAACCAGACAGAATGTTCTATGTATTTCCAGTTCAACCAACCTATTAA